The Gemmatimonadaceae bacterium genome has a segment encoding these proteins:
- a CDS encoding PhzF family phenazine biosynthesis protein, translated as MHPRYLTTDVFTDHVFGGNQLAVFPDASGIAPELMPRIAREFNYSETTFVLPPTDPKHTCRVRIFTPGSELAFAGHPTIGTAHVLATIGAVELTGDETHIVLEEGVGPVPVTIRATDGKPTFAQLTVAKLPEVLTPPPRPERLAAMLSLTTDDLVGSDMPGEAISCGTPFLFVPLRDKRAVACARVKPDLFEETLRGYVTDKVMVFALEAERPTSDVRARMFAPLVGVPEDPATGSAAVGLGGYLAARDPRFDGTLRWVIEQGFEMGRPSILEVEVDKKAGKITAVRCGGTSVVVCEGRMQLAPERG; from the coding sequence ATGCACCCCCGCTATCTCACCACCGACGTTTTCACCGACCACGTCTTCGGCGGAAACCAGCTCGCCGTCTTTCCCGACGCGTCGGGGATTGCTCCTGAGCTTATGCCACGCATCGCACGAGAGTTCAACTACTCCGAAACGACTTTCGTGCTTCCGCCTACCGATCCGAAGCATACCTGCCGCGTACGCATCTTTACCCCTGGCAGCGAGCTGGCGTTTGCGGGCCACCCGACGATCGGCACCGCGCATGTCCTCGCGACCATCGGCGCGGTCGAGCTCACCGGTGACGAGACGCACATCGTCCTCGAGGAGGGCGTCGGGCCAGTGCCGGTGACGATTCGTGCGACGGACGGCAAGCCGACGTTCGCGCAGCTCACCGTAGCAAAGCTGCCCGAAGTGCTTACCCCGCCGCCGCGTCCCGAGCGCCTTGCCGCGATGCTCTCCCTGACGACGGATGACCTCGTCGGAAGCGATATGCCCGGCGAGGCCATCTCCTGTGGTACGCCATTTCTCTTCGTTCCGCTGCGCGATAAACGCGCCGTCGCGTGTGCTCGCGTCAAGCCGGATCTCTTCGAGGAGACGCTACGCGGCTATGTGACGGACAAGGTGATGGTCTTCGCCCTCGAGGCTGAGCGCCCAACGTCTGACGTGCGCGCCCGTATGTTCGCTCCTCTCGTCGGCGTCCCGGAGGATCCAGCTACCGGAAGCGCCGCCGTCGGACTCGGCGGCTATCTCGCCGCGAGAGATCCACGCTTCGACGGCACCCTGCGCTGGGTCATCGAGCAGGGGTTCGAGATGGGCCGACCGAGCATTCTCGAAGTGGAGGTGGACAAGAAAGCCGGCAAGATCACGGCTGTCCGGTGCGGAGGCACTTCTGTGGTAGTCTGTGAAGGGCGAATGCAACTCGCGCCAGAGAGAGGCTGA